One part of the Tachysurus fulvidraco isolate hzauxx_2018 chromosome 23, HZAU_PFXX_2.0, whole genome shotgun sequence genome encodes these proteins:
- the LOC113654988 gene encoding urokinase plasminogen activator surface receptor-like, translated as MKIQVSLLLTCMLFSKALSLNCYQCLSAISECTNEQITCPDQCLAATTSVYLNGAKISESNMKTCGVAEMCISGSMNLGMMKVANNAKCCTTNLCNSETIPAPAKQVPNGKKCYTCDKDGCSATLNCEGNEERCISASVQQASNTIPMKGCVSKSFCDAAKGQSMSGMGVSNFKCCEGNFCNGAEIFTLSFLLMIVPLITSILFS; from the exons ATGAAGATTCAAGTCAGTCTGCTGCTCACCTGCATGCTTTTCTCCAAAG ctTTGTCACTGAATTGTTATCAGTGTCTGTCAGCAATTTCTGAGTGCACAAATGAACAGATAACCTGTCCGGATCAATGTCTCGCTGCCACCACTTCTGTGTACTTAA ATGGTGCAAAGATTTCAGAAAGCAATATGAAGACTTGTGGTGTGGCAGAAATGTGTATAAGCGGAAGCATGAACCTGGGAATGATGAAAGTGGCCAACAATGCCAAATGCTGCACAACTAATCTGTGCAACAGTGAAACAATTCCAG CCCCAGCCAAGCAGGTGCCCAATGGGAAAAAGTGTTATACCTGTGATAAGGACGGCTGCTCAGCGACACTGAACTGTGAAGGAAATGAAGAGCGCTGCATCTCTGCATCAG ttcaaCAAGCGAGCAACACCATTCCAATGAAAGGATGTGTGTCCAAGAGCTTCTGCGATGCGGCTAAAGGACAGAGCATGTCAGGAATGGGCGTATCGAATTTTAAGTGTTGTGAGGGGAACTTCTGTAACGGTGCTGAGATCTTCACACTGAGTTTCCTCCTCATGATTGTCCCTCTGATCACCTCCATCCTCTTCTCCTAA
- the LOC113654908 gene encoding urokinase plasminogen activator surface receptor-like, giving the protein MKTQVVLLLICMLFSKAMSLNCYQCLPSLTGPCTNEQITCSDQCASTTMSVYTGDTKLQDVSVKTCSVQELCVSGSMNLGITKVTNNAQCCSTNLCNSVTLPALPKQVSNGRMCYTCDSNDCSRTVNCEGTEDRCISASVKQGGNTVSIKGCVSRGFCSGSGSTNVPGIGSTSVQCCEGNLCNGAEAFTLSFVLMIVPLISSILFS; this is encoded by the exons ATGAAGACTCAAGTCGTTCTGCTGCTTATCTGCATGCTTTTCTCCAAAG ccaTGTCACTGAATTGTTATCAGTGTTTGCCGTCACTAACTGGCCCGTGTACCAATGAACAGATAACCTGTTCAGATCAGTGTGCCTCTACAACTATGTCTGTTTACacgg GTGATACGAAGTTGCAAGATGTCAGTGTGAAGACTTGCAGTGTTCAAGAGTTGTGTGTAAGTGGCAGCATGAACCTGGGAATAACAAAAGTAACCAACAATGCCCAATGCTGCAGCACTAatctgtgtaacagtgtaacactGCCAG CTCTTCCCAAACAGGTTTCCAACGGGAGGATGTGTTATACCTGTGACTCTAACGACTGCTCAAGAACAGTAAACTGTGAAGGAACTGAAGATCGCTGCATCTCTGCTTCAG ttaaaCAAGGGGGCAACACCGTATCCATAAAAGGCTGTGTGTCCCGTGGCTTCTGTTCTGGTTCGGGATCAACGAACGTTCCAGGAATCGGGTCAACGAGTGTGCAGTGTTGTGAAGGGAATCTGTGTAACGGTGCTGAGGCCTTCACACTGAGCTTCGTCCTCATGATCGTCCCTCTGATCTCCTCCATCCTCTTCTCCTGA